Proteins from one Daphnia pulicaria isolate SC F1-1A chromosome 3, SC_F0-13Bv2, whole genome shotgun sequence genomic window:
- the LOC124329009 gene encoding actin-binding LIM protein 1-like isoform X4, producing MGKTQCQSCKKKCSGEVLRVQDKYFHIACFKCRVCQTSLAQGGFFCKDGEYYCTRDYQDRFGTKCSHCGRFVEGEVVTALGKTYHSSCFTCARCRQPFPSGERVTFTGKEVLCPKCVQIPVMTATPSPPMKPARSSPTPSSPASNGGANTPSSTTQCTGCSKEIVEGQALIALDSQWHVWCFKCVTCNTLLHGEYMGKDGLPYCEKDYQRQFGVKCDHCERFIAGKVLQAGDNHHFHPTCARCSKCGDPFGDGEEMFLQGSAIWHPRCGPGPGQNTNGNITLYLNGANQSQGHDDKDDRFSSTAGSEFQFSMRSRTPSVNGSVCPSPYGSMHKKLSSARTLSPGLILRDYGKRSPAPPEDITRLYTYSYLTEEPTMGYLRKPIDPYDRPPKSPHFHRPQIGGLSNKRSSLPYRLNHNKPGMKALLDQMERETPRPKSPHMNNEEPIELAHFPNADRPRPGDPPRIERDDFPAPPYPYTDPERRRRWSESSKRISVSDVNDYDDRKYERRDVVDGENDEHTPDDPKIKKSEAELSKIATGIGKVFLHNLKEREKFRQWKMSHLDPRNASRTPSANKEPPLRLRYESPINASPSRFKDHPRPFDYEEPELDRQSTHRSSLGRSIGTLPTYNVVSSSRSPPRPGYTLKSSTLPVNGRQNGGDYLGDYALGGGLAEQSQHTDFGSNKSDISAVSLTESDRRALAPDLRSSNTYSSHLGGGGVSSNTPRPHSQQGFRPMLMPVTTTSSHALPPQSAPFRAHTHLRRSLPNMSAAALAAQQALSNEPPKIYPAHLLFTTNYRLPVDVDRCQLERHLSDTEFEAIFQMTRSDFYRIPPWKRNEIKKRFRLF from the exons ATGG GGAAGACGCAGTGTCAGAGTTGCAAGAAGAAATGCTCGGGTGAGGTGCTGCGCGTCCAGGACAAGTACTTCCACATCGCGTGCTTCAAATGTCGCGTCTGTCAGACGTCGCTGGCCCAGGGTGGATTCTTCTGCAAGGACGGCGAGTATTATTGCACGCGGGACTATCAGGATCGCTTCGGCACCAAGTGCTCCCATTGCGGACGATTCGTCGAAGGGGAAGTGGTCACCGCTCTGGGGAAGACGTACCACAGCAGCTGCTTCACTTGCGCCCGTTGCAG GCAACCGTTCCCGTCCGGGGAACGAGTGACCTTTACAGGCAAAGAAGTGCTGTGTCCGAAATGTGTCCAGATTCCCGTCATGACGGCCACACCATCGCCGCCAATGAAACCCGCCCGATCCAGCCCGACGCCCAGTTCGCCAGCTTCGAATGGTGGCGCCAACACGCCATCATCAACCACGC aatGCACCGGCTGCTCCAAGGAAATCGTTGAAGGCCAGGCCCTGATTGCGCTCGACTCGCAGTGGCACGTCTGGTGTTTCAAGTGTGTTACTTGCAACACCCTCTTGCACGGAGAGTACATGGGAAA GGATGGACTCCCGTACTGCGAGAAAGATTATCAGCGTCAGTTTGGCGTCAAATGCGACCACTGCGAGCGCTTTATCGCCGGCAAAGTCCTTCAG gCCGGAGATAACCATCACTTTCATCCGACCTGTGCCCGTTGTTCGAAATGCGGCGATCCTTTCGGCGATGGGGAGGAAATGTTTCTCCAG ggaTCGGCCATTTGGCATCCGAGATGTGGGCCAGGCCCTGGCCAAAACACCAACGGAAACATCACACTGTATTTGAACGGAGCTAATCAAAGCCAAGGACATGACGATAAAGACGACCGTTTCAGTTCCACGGCCGGAAGCGAATTTCAA ttttccaTGAGATCCAGGACCCCTAGTGTCAATGGTTCCGTTTGTCCCAGTCCCTATGGTAGCATGCATAAAAAG CTCTCTTCAGCCCGAACATTAAGTCCTGGACTGATCCTGCGCGATTACGGCAAGAGGAGTCCAGCACCACCTGAAGACATCACTCGCTTGTACACTTACAGTTACTTGACGGAAGAGCCTACCATGGGCTACTTGCGGAAACCAATCGATCCTTACGACCGGCCACCGAAATCGCCACATTTCCACCGGCCTCAAA TTGGCGGTCTGAGCAATAAGAGAAGCAGTCTGCCGTACAGGTTGAACCACAATAAACCGGGCATGAAGGCGCTACTGGACCAAATGGAAAGGGAGACTCCCCGACCGAAATCTCCTCACATGAATAACGAAGAACCCATCGAGTTGGCTCACTTCCCCAACGCTGACCG GCCAAGACCGGGTGACCCACCACGTATTGAGCGTGACGACTTTCCGGCCCCGCCTTATCCATACACGGATCCGGAGCGTCGTCGTCGCTGGTCTGAATCCTCGAAAAGGATTTCGGTTTCCGATGTCAACGACTATGACGACCGCAAATACGAACGCAGAGACGTCGTCGACGGGGAAAATGATGAACACACGCCCGACGATCCCAAGATCAAA AAAAGCGAAGCGGAATTGTCCAAAATCGCCACGGGGATCGGCAAAGTCTTTTTGCACAACCTGAAGGAACGTGAGAAATTCAGACAGTGGAAAATGAGCCATTTGGATCCACGCAACGCTTCACGAACTCCTTCCGCAAAcaag gaGCCGCCGTTGCGTTTGCGCTACGAGAGTCCAATCAACGCATCGCCTTCACGTTTCAAGGATCACCCGCGACCTTTCGATTACGAGGAACCCGAGCTGGACAGGCAATCCACCCATCGCTCGTCTCTCGGTCGATCCATCGGCACTCTGCCTACCTACAACG TCGTGTCATCATCCCGCAGCCCACCCCGGCCTGGCTACACATTGAAGTCGTCAACATTGCCCGTCAACGGTCGTCAAAATGGCGGAGATTATTtg GGAGATTACGCGTTGGGAGGAGGACTTGCTGAACAGTCACAACACACGGATTTCGGATCAAACAAATCCGACA TTTCAGCCGTTTCGTTGACGGAATCTGACCGCCGAGCCTTAGCACCTGACCTGCGGAGTAGCAACACGTACAGCAGCCATTTAGGTGGCGGTGGAGTCTCTTCCAACACGCCGCGTCCGCACTCGCAACAGGGCTTCCGGCCCATGTTGATGCCCGTCACGACCACTAGCAGTCACGCTCTTCCGCCTCAATCGGCTCCCTTCCGCGCCCACACTCATCTGCGGCGCTCGCTGCCCAACATGTCGGCCGCCGCTTTAGCCGCCCAGCAAGCCCTATCCAACGAGCCACCGAAAATCTATCCAGCTCATTTGCTCTTCACAACCAACTACAGACTTCCGGTCGACGTCGACCGCTGTCAGTTGGAG CGTCACTTGTCGGACACGGAATTTGAAGCCATTTTCCAGATGACGCGCTCCGACTTCTACCGCATCCCGCCCTGGAAGCGCAATGAAATCAAGAAACGCTTCCGGCTGTTCTAG
- the LOC124329009 gene encoding actin-binding LIM protein 1-like isoform X3, with protein MACEEKLVTIEMGKTQCQSCKKKCSGEVLRVQDKYFHIACFKCRVCQTSLAQGGFFCKDGEYYCTRDYQDRFGTKCSHCGRFVEGEVVTALGKTYHSSCFTCARCRQPFPSGERVTFTGKEVLCPKCVQIPVMTATPSPPMKPARSSPTPSSPASNGGANTPSSTTQCTGCSKEIVEGQALIALDSQWHVWCFKCVTCNTLLHGEYMGKDGLPYCEKDYQRQFGVKCDHCERFIAGKVLQAGDNHHFHPTCARCSKCGDPFGDGEEMFLQGSAIWHPRCGPGPGQNTNGNITLYLNGANQSQGHDDKDDRFSSTAGSEFQFSMRSRTPSVNGSVCPSPYGSMHKKLSSARTLSPGLILRDYGKRSPAPPEDITRLYTYSYLTEEPTMGYLRKPIDPYDRPPKSPHFHRPQIGGLSNKRSSLPYRLNHNKPGMKALLDQMERETPRPKSPHMNNEEPIELAHFPNADRPRPGDPPRIERDDFPAPPYPYTDPERRRRWSESSKRISVSDVNDYDDRKYERRDVVDGENDEHTPDDPKIKKSEAELSKIATGIGKVFLHNLKEREKFRQWKMSHLDPRNASRTPSANKEPPLRLRYESPINASPSRFKDHPRPFDYEEPELDRQSTHRSSLGRSIGTLPTYNVVSSSRSPPRPGYTLKSSTLPVNGRQNGGDYLGDYALGGGLAEQSQHTDFGSNKSDISAVSLTESDRRALAPDLRSSNTYSSHLGGGGVSSNTPRPHSQQGFRPMLMPVTTTSSHALPPQSAPFRAHTHLRRSLPNMSAAALAAQQALSNEPPKIYPAHLLFTTNYRLPVDVDRCQLERHLSDTEFEAIFQMTRSDFYRIPPWKRNEIKKRFRLF; from the exons ATGG CTTGCGAGGAGAAGCTGGTCACCATCGAAATGG GGAAGACGCAGTGTCAGAGTTGCAAGAAGAAATGCTCGGGTGAGGTGCTGCGCGTCCAGGACAAGTACTTCCACATCGCGTGCTTCAAATGTCGCGTCTGTCAGACGTCGCTGGCCCAGGGTGGATTCTTCTGCAAGGACGGCGAGTATTATTGCACGCGGGACTATCAGGATCGCTTCGGCACCAAGTGCTCCCATTGCGGACGATTCGTCGAAGGGGAAGTGGTCACCGCTCTGGGGAAGACGTACCACAGCAGCTGCTTCACTTGCGCCCGTTGCAG GCAACCGTTCCCGTCCGGGGAACGAGTGACCTTTACAGGCAAAGAAGTGCTGTGTCCGAAATGTGTCCAGATTCCCGTCATGACGGCCACACCATCGCCGCCAATGAAACCCGCCCGATCCAGCCCGACGCCCAGTTCGCCAGCTTCGAATGGTGGCGCCAACACGCCATCATCAACCACGC aatGCACCGGCTGCTCCAAGGAAATCGTTGAAGGCCAGGCCCTGATTGCGCTCGACTCGCAGTGGCACGTCTGGTGTTTCAAGTGTGTTACTTGCAACACCCTCTTGCACGGAGAGTACATGGGAAA GGATGGACTCCCGTACTGCGAGAAAGATTATCAGCGTCAGTTTGGCGTCAAATGCGACCACTGCGAGCGCTTTATCGCCGGCAAAGTCCTTCAG gCCGGAGATAACCATCACTTTCATCCGACCTGTGCCCGTTGTTCGAAATGCGGCGATCCTTTCGGCGATGGGGAGGAAATGTTTCTCCAG ggaTCGGCCATTTGGCATCCGAGATGTGGGCCAGGCCCTGGCCAAAACACCAACGGAAACATCACACTGTATTTGAACGGAGCTAATCAAAGCCAAGGACATGACGATAAAGACGACCGTTTCAGTTCCACGGCCGGAAGCGAATTTCAA ttttccaTGAGATCCAGGACCCCTAGTGTCAATGGTTCCGTTTGTCCCAGTCCCTATGGTAGCATGCATAAAAAG CTCTCTTCAGCCCGAACATTAAGTCCTGGACTGATCCTGCGCGATTACGGCAAGAGGAGTCCAGCACCACCTGAAGACATCACTCGCTTGTACACTTACAGTTACTTGACGGAAGAGCCTACCATGGGCTACTTGCGGAAACCAATCGATCCTTACGACCGGCCACCGAAATCGCCACATTTCCACCGGCCTCAAA TTGGCGGTCTGAGCAATAAGAGAAGCAGTCTGCCGTACAGGTTGAACCACAATAAACCGGGCATGAAGGCGCTACTGGACCAAATGGAAAGGGAGACTCCCCGACCGAAATCTCCTCACATGAATAACGAAGAACCCATCGAGTTGGCTCACTTCCCCAACGCTGACCG GCCAAGACCGGGTGACCCACCACGTATTGAGCGTGACGACTTTCCGGCCCCGCCTTATCCATACACGGATCCGGAGCGTCGTCGTCGCTGGTCTGAATCCTCGAAAAGGATTTCGGTTTCCGATGTCAACGACTATGACGACCGCAAATACGAACGCAGAGACGTCGTCGACGGGGAAAATGATGAACACACGCCCGACGATCCCAAGATCAAA AAAAGCGAAGCGGAATTGTCCAAAATCGCCACGGGGATCGGCAAAGTCTTTTTGCACAACCTGAAGGAACGTGAGAAATTCAGACAGTGGAAAATGAGCCATTTGGATCCACGCAACGCTTCACGAACTCCTTCCGCAAAcaag gaGCCGCCGTTGCGTTTGCGCTACGAGAGTCCAATCAACGCATCGCCTTCACGTTTCAAGGATCACCCGCGACCTTTCGATTACGAGGAACCCGAGCTGGACAGGCAATCCACCCATCGCTCGTCTCTCGGTCGATCCATCGGCACTCTGCCTACCTACAACG TCGTGTCATCATCCCGCAGCCCACCCCGGCCTGGCTACACATTGAAGTCGTCAACATTGCCCGTCAACGGTCGTCAAAATGGCGGAGATTATTtg GGAGATTACGCGTTGGGAGGAGGACTTGCTGAACAGTCACAACACACGGATTTCGGATCAAACAAATCCGACA TTTCAGCCGTTTCGTTGACGGAATCTGACCGCCGAGCCTTAGCACCTGACCTGCGGAGTAGCAACACGTACAGCAGCCATTTAGGTGGCGGTGGAGTCTCTTCCAACACGCCGCGTCCGCACTCGCAACAGGGCTTCCGGCCCATGTTGATGCCCGTCACGACCACTAGCAGTCACGCTCTTCCGCCTCAATCGGCTCCCTTCCGCGCCCACACTCATCTGCGGCGCTCGCTGCCCAACATGTCGGCCGCCGCTTTAGCCGCCCAGCAAGCCCTATCCAACGAGCCACCGAAAATCTATCCAGCTCATTTGCTCTTCACAACCAACTACAGACTTCCGGTCGACGTCGACCGCTGTCAGTTGGAG CGTCACTTGTCGGACACGGAATTTGAAGCCATTTTCCAGATGACGCGCTCCGACTTCTACCGCATCCCGCCCTGGAAGCGCAATGAAATCAAGAAACGCTTCCGGCTGTTCTAG
- the LOC124329009 gene encoding actin-binding LIM protein 1-like isoform X2, whose amino-acid sequence MVILWTNLEGEKVEPSPTAQRPASEHGGRSNNGGQLSLKRRVQVALKPSLPSLFLPLVKPNNNSSSDSSNNGRVVTYSPGPTTDSVSLPSSLDSSPTLADDDPLRLVVIRLGDLSPDSGVVIQFEPTPSPSVAFDPVRPTTLPAQRAQPPKTLPIIYGKTQCQSCKKKCSGEVLRVQDKYFHIACFKCRVCQTSLAQGGFFCKDGEYYCTRDYQDRFGTKCSHCGRFVEGEVVTALGKTYHSSCFTCARCRQPFPSGERVTFTGKEVLCPKCVQIPVMTATPSPPMKPARSSPTPSSPASNGGANTPSSTTQCTGCSKEIVEGQALIALDSQWHVWCFKCVTCNTLLHGEYMGKDGLPYCEKDYQRQFGVKCDHCERFIAGKVLQAGDNHHFHPTCARCSKCGDPFGDGEEMFLQGSAIWHPRCGPGPGQNTNGNITLYLNGANQSQGHDDKDDRFSSTAGSEFQFSMRSRTPSVNGSVCPSPYGSMHKKLSSARTLSPGLILRDYGKRSPAPPEDITRLYTYSYLTEEPTMGYLRKPIDPYDRPPKSPHFHRPQIGGLSNKRSSLPYRLNHNKPGMKALLDQMERETPRPKSPHMNNEEPIELAHFPNADRPRPGDPPRIERDDFPAPPYPYTDPERRRRWSESSKRISVSDVNDYDDRKYERRDVVDGENDEHTPDDPKIKKSEAELSKIATGIGKVFLHNLKEREKFRQWKMSHLDPRNASRTPSANKEPPLRLRYESPINASPSRFKDHPRPFDYEEPELDRQSTHRSSLGRSIGTLPTYNVVSALRYVPKPGYGFAPTTRSHTFTGDYALGGGLAEQSQHTDFGSNKSDISAVSLTESDRRALAPDLRSSNTYSSHLGGGGVSSNTPRPHSQQGFRPMLMPVTTTSSHALPPQSAPFRAHTHLRRSLPNMSAAALAAQQALSNEPPKIYPAHLLFTTNYRLPVDVDRCQLERHLSDTEFEAIFQMTRSDFYRIPPWKRNEIKKRFRLF is encoded by the exons ATGGTGATCCTGTGGACCAATTTGGAAGGAGAGAAGGTCGAGCCGAGCCCGACGGCCCAGAGGCCAGCCTCCGAACATGGTGGACGAAGTAATAACGGCGGCCAACTCAGCTTGAAGCGTCGTGTCCAGGTGGCTTTGAAACCGTCGCTTCCGTCGCTCTTCTTGCCCCTCGTcaaacccaacaacaacagcagctcagacagcagcaacaacggtCGTGTGGTCACGTACAGTCCCGGTCCCACCACCGATAGCGTCAGTTTGCCCAGTTCGCTGGACAGTTCGCCCACGTTAGCCGATGATGATCCACTTCGTTTAGTCGTGATCCGATTGGGAGATTTATCGCCCGACTCTGGCGTTGTCATCCAATTCGAACCGACTCCCTCGCCATCCGTCGCGTTCGATCCTGTCAGGCCGACGACGTTACCGGCCCAGCGAGCTCAACCACCCAAAACATTACCCATCATTTATG GGAAGACGCAGTGTCAGAGTTGCAAGAAGAAATGCTCGGGTGAGGTGCTGCGCGTCCAGGACAAGTACTTCCACATCGCGTGCTTCAAATGTCGCGTCTGTCAGACGTCGCTGGCCCAGGGTGGATTCTTCTGCAAGGACGGCGAGTATTATTGCACGCGGGACTATCAGGATCGCTTCGGCACCAAGTGCTCCCATTGCGGACGATTCGTCGAAGGGGAAGTGGTCACCGCTCTGGGGAAGACGTACCACAGCAGCTGCTTCACTTGCGCCCGTTGCAG GCAACCGTTCCCGTCCGGGGAACGAGTGACCTTTACAGGCAAAGAAGTGCTGTGTCCGAAATGTGTCCAGATTCCCGTCATGACGGCCACACCATCGCCGCCAATGAAACCCGCCCGATCCAGCCCGACGCCCAGTTCGCCAGCTTCGAATGGTGGCGCCAACACGCCATCATCAACCACGC aatGCACCGGCTGCTCCAAGGAAATCGTTGAAGGCCAGGCCCTGATTGCGCTCGACTCGCAGTGGCACGTCTGGTGTTTCAAGTGTGTTACTTGCAACACCCTCTTGCACGGAGAGTACATGGGAAA GGATGGACTCCCGTACTGCGAGAAAGATTATCAGCGTCAGTTTGGCGTCAAATGCGACCACTGCGAGCGCTTTATCGCCGGCAAAGTCCTTCAG gCCGGAGATAACCATCACTTTCATCCGACCTGTGCCCGTTGTTCGAAATGCGGCGATCCTTTCGGCGATGGGGAGGAAATGTTTCTCCAG ggaTCGGCCATTTGGCATCCGAGATGTGGGCCAGGCCCTGGCCAAAACACCAACGGAAACATCACACTGTATTTGAACGGAGCTAATCAAAGCCAAGGACATGACGATAAAGACGACCGTTTCAGTTCCACGGCCGGAAGCGAATTTCAA ttttccaTGAGATCCAGGACCCCTAGTGTCAATGGTTCCGTTTGTCCCAGTCCCTATGGTAGCATGCATAAAAAG CTCTCTTCAGCCCGAACATTAAGTCCTGGACTGATCCTGCGCGATTACGGCAAGAGGAGTCCAGCACCACCTGAAGACATCACTCGCTTGTACACTTACAGTTACTTGACGGAAGAGCCTACCATGGGCTACTTGCGGAAACCAATCGATCCTTACGACCGGCCACCGAAATCGCCACATTTCCACCGGCCTCAAA TTGGCGGTCTGAGCAATAAGAGAAGCAGTCTGCCGTACAGGTTGAACCACAATAAACCGGGCATGAAGGCGCTACTGGACCAAATGGAAAGGGAGACTCCCCGACCGAAATCTCCTCACATGAATAACGAAGAACCCATCGAGTTGGCTCACTTCCCCAACGCTGACCG GCCAAGACCGGGTGACCCACCACGTATTGAGCGTGACGACTTTCCGGCCCCGCCTTATCCATACACGGATCCGGAGCGTCGTCGTCGCTGGTCTGAATCCTCGAAAAGGATTTCGGTTTCCGATGTCAACGACTATGACGACCGCAAATACGAACGCAGAGACGTCGTCGACGGGGAAAATGATGAACACACGCCCGACGATCCCAAGATCAAA AAAAGCGAAGCGGAATTGTCCAAAATCGCCACGGGGATCGGCAAAGTCTTTTTGCACAACCTGAAGGAACGTGAGAAATTCAGACAGTGGAAAATGAGCCATTTGGATCCACGCAACGCTTCACGAACTCCTTCCGCAAAcaag gaGCCGCCGTTGCGTTTGCGCTACGAGAGTCCAATCAACGCATCGCCTTCACGTTTCAAGGATCACCCGCGACCTTTCGATTACGAGGAACCCGAGCTGGACAGGCAATCCACCCATCGCTCGTCTCTCGGTCGATCCATCGGCACTCTGCCTACCTACAACG TGGTGAGCGCATTACGCTACGTTCCAAAACCCGGATACGGATTCGCTCCCACAACTCGCTCCCACACATTCACG GGAGATTACGCGTTGGGAGGAGGACTTGCTGAACAGTCACAACACACGGATTTCGGATCAAACAAATCCGACA TTTCAGCCGTTTCGTTGACGGAATCTGACCGCCGAGCCTTAGCACCTGACCTGCGGAGTAGCAACACGTACAGCAGCCATTTAGGTGGCGGTGGAGTCTCTTCCAACACGCCGCGTCCGCACTCGCAACAGGGCTTCCGGCCCATGTTGATGCCCGTCACGACCACTAGCAGTCACGCTCTTCCGCCTCAATCGGCTCCCTTCCGCGCCCACACTCATCTGCGGCGCTCGCTGCCCAACATGTCGGCCGCCGCTTTAGCCGCCCAGCAAGCCCTATCCAACGAGCCACCGAAAATCTATCCAGCTCATTTGCTCTTCACAACCAACTACAGACTTCCGGTCGACGTCGACCGCTGTCAGTTGGAG CGTCACTTGTCGGACACGGAATTTGAAGCCATTTTCCAGATGACGCGCTCCGACTTCTACCGCATCCCGCCCTGGAAGCGCAATGAAATCAAGAAACGCTTCCGGCTGTTCTAG